Proteins from a genomic interval of Cyanobium sp. AMD-g:
- a CDS encoding O-antigen ligase, translating to MNRFSALDDRLLAHRPAAATPLGWRCFQLGMFLLASSAFLGGLALLLALILGSRGRRPVLEDRANGVLLATAVLMLLGCFRAASNELAWLGMGNWLPFFWGFWGFQVYLGTPAARRRVALALVAGTVPVILTGLGQLWWGWSGPFQWLGGLIIWHIKAGGNPPQRLAGLFDYANIAGAWMVLAWPFTLAALLDARQGWRRRGVVLVIAASLVAAVFLTDSRNAWGALMLAVPLVAGPLSWVWLLPVLLVVLAVIGLATLPWVPAAPQELARQLVPEAIWGRLIDLDSGGQRPLAITRLAQWQVAVGLIAERPWLGWGAAAFSIIYPMRTGFWHGHPHNLPIDLALSHGVPVAVLVVGLVLWLLGRAGWLGMAGGSLFDRAWWAATLVLVALHATDIPLYDSRVNVAGWVLLAGLRCYRQPGPPAGA from the coding sequence GTGAACCGTTTTTCCGCTCTCGACGACCGCCTGCTGGCGCATCGGCCCGCCGCCGCCACACCGCTGGGCTGGCGCTGTTTCCAGCTGGGGATGTTCCTGCTGGCCAGCAGTGCCTTTCTGGGTGGCCTGGCCCTGCTGCTGGCCCTGATCCTGGGCAGCCGCGGCCGCCGCCCCGTCCTGGAGGACCGCGCCAATGGTGTGCTTCTGGCAACGGCGGTGCTGATGCTGCTCGGCTGCTTCCGGGCCGCCAGCAACGAACTGGCCTGGCTGGGGATGGGCAACTGGCTGCCCTTCTTCTGGGGCTTCTGGGGCTTCCAGGTGTATCTCGGCACCCCCGCCGCCCGCCGCCGGGTGGCCCTGGCCCTGGTGGCCGGCACGGTGCCGGTGATCCTCACCGGCCTGGGCCAGCTCTGGTGGGGCTGGAGCGGACCGTTCCAGTGGCTGGGGGGCCTGATCATCTGGCACATCAAGGCGGGTGGCAATCCGCCGCAGCGGCTGGCGGGCCTGTTCGATTACGCCAACATCGCCGGGGCCTGGATGGTCCTGGCCTGGCCCTTCACCCTGGCGGCCCTGCTGGACGCCCGCCAGGGGTGGCGGCGCCGGGGGGTGGTGCTGGTGATCGCCGCCAGCCTGGTGGCGGCGGTGTTTCTCACCGATTCCCGCAATGCCTGGGGGGCCCTGATGCTGGCGGTGCCCCTGGTGGCGGGGCCGCTCAGCTGGGTGTGGCTGCTGCCGGTGCTGCTGGTGGTGCTGGCGGTGATCGGCCTGGCCACCCTGCCCTGGGTGCCGGCCGCCCCGCAGGAGCTGGCCCGCCAGCTGGTGCCCGAGGCGATCTGGGGCCGGCTGATCGACCTGGACTCCGGCGGTCAGCGGCCGCTGGCGATCACCCGCCTGGCCCAGTGGCAGGTGGCCGTGGGGCTGATTGCCGAACGGCCCTGGCTGGGTTGGGGGGCGGCCGCCTTCAGCATCATTTACCCGATGCGCACCGGCTTCTGGCATGGCCACCCCCACAACCTGCCGATCGATCTGGCCTTGAGCCACGGGGTGCCGGTCGCCGTGCTTGTGGTGGGGCTGGTGCTGTGGCTGCTGGGCCGGGCCGGCTGGCTGGGCATGGCCGGCGGCAGCCTGTTCGACCGGGCCTGGTGGGCGGCGACCCTGGTGCTGGTGGCCCTCCACGCCACCGATATTCCCCTTTACGACAGCCGCGTCAATGTGGCGGGCTGGGTGCTGCTGGCGGGTCTGCGTTGCTATCGCCAGCCAGGGCCTCCTGCCGGTGCCTGA
- the rpsF gene encoding 30S ribosomal protein S6 produces the protein MTQPYYETMYILRPDIPEEEVETHVAKYRDLVIEAGAEVLDTQMRGKRRLAYPIAKHREGIYVQLNHSGDGQQVAVLERAMRLSEDVIRYLTVIQDGPMPPPRSVPGAAVEVAPTEPAAV, from the coding sequence ATGACGCAGCCCTATTACGAGACCATGTACATCCTCCGGCCGGACATTCCGGAAGAGGAAGTCGAAACCCACGTCGCCAAGTACCGCGACCTCGTGATCGAGGCCGGCGCCGAAGTTCTCGACACCCAGATGCGCGGCAAGCGCCGGCTGGCCTATCCGATCGCCAAGCACCGGGAAGGCATCTACGTGCAGCTCAACCACAGCGGCGACGGCCAGCAGGTGGCCGTGCTCGAGCGGGCAATGCGGCTCTCTGAAGACGTCATCCGCTACCTGACCGTGATCCAGGACGGCCCCATGCCTCCCCCCCGCAGCGTCCCCGGCGCCGCCGTCGAAGTGGCCCCCACCGAACCGGCGGCGGTCTGA
- a CDS encoding Tic20 family protein has product MEGPPIWQRLLGALAYLLPLSDALRFGQALFDMFPLLQWVAVPALPLVVLEQAIPFGGLVLFLLLFLLVVRNPRVPYPIRFNVLQAILIDIVLVLLSLAFDTLLAPLGAGFAIRTLSNTIFLGTLLLVLFSVIQSLRGKEADIPTVSEAVRMQLF; this is encoded by the coding sequence ATGGAAGGTCCTCCGATCTGGCAGCGGCTGCTGGGAGCCCTGGCCTACCTGCTGCCCCTGAGCGACGCCCTGCGCTTCGGCCAGGCCCTGTTCGACATGTTCCCGCTGCTGCAGTGGGTCGCCGTGCCGGCCCTGCCCCTGGTGGTGCTGGAGCAGGCCATCCCCTTCGGCGGGCTGGTGCTGTTCCTGCTCCTGTTCCTGCTGGTGGTGCGCAACCCCAGGGTGCCCTACCCGATCCGCTTCAACGTGCTGCAGGCGATCCTGATCGACATCGTGCTGGTGCTGCTCAGCCTCGCCTTCGACACACTGCTGGCCCCCCTCGGCGCCGGCTTCGCCATCCGCACCCTCTCCAACACGATCTTCCTCGGCACCCTGCTGCTGGTGCTGTTCTCGGTGATCCAGAGCCTGCGGGGCAAGGAAGCCGACATTCCCACCGTCTCCGAAGCCGTGCGGATGCAGCTGTTCTGA
- the purU gene encoding formyltetrahydrofolate deformylase gives MRSPTAILQLICPDRPGLVSELSGWVAANGGNIVHADHHTDAGAGLFLSRIEWALEGFGLPREAIVPAVAALAGRLGGEGQVHFSDALPRVAIFASRQDHCLVDLLWRTRSGELPMLVPLVVSNHPDLASLAADFGARFVHLPITAASRSEVEQAQLDLLAEEGIELVVLAKYMQVLSPAFLARFSQVINIHHSFLPAFQGAQPYHRAWERGVKLIGATAHFVTEELDGGPIIEQATMHVGHRDEVEDLIRKGRDTERLALARAVRLFLRRQVMVYRGRTAVFD, from the coding sequence ATGCGTTCTCCCACGGCGATCCTGCAGCTGATCTGCCCTGATCGGCCAGGGCTGGTGAGCGAACTCTCGGGCTGGGTGGCCGCCAACGGCGGCAACATCGTGCATGCCGATCACCACACCGATGCGGGGGCGGGGCTGTTCCTGAGCCGGATCGAATGGGCCCTGGAGGGCTTCGGCCTGCCGCGCGAGGCGATCGTGCCGGCGGTGGCGGCCCTGGCGGGGCGCCTCGGCGGCGAGGGCCAGGTGCATTTCTCCGATGCCCTGCCCCGGGTGGCGATCTTCGCCAGCCGCCAGGACCACTGCCTGGTGGACCTGCTCTGGCGCACCCGCTCCGGGGAACTGCCGATGCTGGTGCCCCTGGTGGTCTCCAACCATCCGGACCTGGCGTCGCTGGCGGCTGATTTCGGCGCCCGCTTCGTGCATCTGCCGATCACGGCGGCCTCCCGTTCGGAGGTGGAGCAGGCGCAGCTGGACCTGCTGGCGGAGGAGGGGATCGAGCTGGTGGTGCTGGCCAAGTACATGCAGGTGCTCAGCCCGGCGTTCCTGGCCCGCTTTTCCCAGGTGATCAACATCCACCACTCCTTCCTGCCCGCCTTCCAGGGGGCCCAGCCGTACCACCGCGCCTGGGAGCGCGGCGTCAAGCTGATCGGCGCCACCGCCCACTTCGTCACCGAGGAGCTGGACGGGGGCCCGATCATCGAGCAGGCCACCATGCACGTGGGTCACCGGGACGAGGTGGAGGACCTGATCCGCAAAGGTCGGGACACCGAACGGCTGGCCCTGGCCCGGGCGGTGCGCCTGTTTCTGCGGCGACAGGTGATGGTCTACCGCGGCCGAACCGCCGTGTTTGATTGA
- the dnaK gene encoding molecular chaperone DnaK: MGKVVGIDLGTTNSCVAVMEGGKPTVIANAEGFRTTPSVVAYTKNQDKLVGQIAKRQAVMNPENTFYSVKRFIGRRVDEVNEESKEVSYGVEKAGSNVKIKCPVLSKQFAPEEISAEVLRKLAEDAGKYLGETVTQAVITVPAYFNDSQRQATKDAGKIAGLEVLRIINEPTAAALAYGLDRKSNERILVFDLGGGTFDVSVLEVGDGVFEVLSTSGDTHLGGDDFDKVIVDHLADNFKANEGIDLRQDKQALQRLTEAAEKAKIELSSATQAEINLPFITATPEGPKHLDLTLTRAKFEELASKLIDRCRVPVEQALKDAKLSTSELDEIVMVGGSTRIPAVLELVKRITNKTPNQTVNPDEVVAVGAAIQGGVLAGEVKDILLLDVTPLSLGVETLGGVMTKMITRNTTIPTKKSEVYSTAVDGQTNVEIHVLQGEREMASDNKSLGTFRLDGIPPAPRGVPQIEVTFDIDANGILSVTAKDKGSGKEQSISITGASTLSDNEVDKMVKDAEANASADKEKREKIDLRNQAETLIYQSEKQLGELGDKVGAEDKAKVEGFSADLKEALEKDDSPAIKASLEQLQQALYAAGASVYQQAGAEGAAAGAAPGGNGNGTAAAADDVIDAEFTESK, translated from the coding sequence ATGGGCAAGGTCGTCGGTATTGACCTCGGCACCACGAACAGTTGCGTTGCCGTGATGGAGGGCGGCAAGCCCACGGTGATCGCCAACGCCGAGGGCTTCCGTACGACGCCTTCCGTGGTCGCCTACACGAAGAACCAGGACAAGCTGGTCGGTCAGATCGCCAAGCGCCAGGCGGTCATGAACCCGGAGAACACCTTCTATTCCGTCAAGCGTTTCATCGGCCGCCGGGTCGATGAGGTGAACGAGGAGTCGAAGGAAGTCAGCTACGGCGTCGAGAAGGCCGGCTCCAACGTCAAGATCAAGTGCCCGGTGCTCAGCAAGCAGTTCGCCCCCGAGGAGATCTCGGCCGAAGTGCTGCGCAAGCTGGCCGAGGACGCCGGTAAGTACCTGGGTGAAACCGTCACTCAGGCGGTGATCACCGTCCCCGCCTACTTCAACGACTCCCAGCGCCAGGCCACCAAGGACGCCGGCAAGATCGCCGGCCTCGAAGTGCTGCGGATCATCAACGAGCCCACCGCCGCAGCCCTGGCCTATGGCCTGGATCGCAAGAGCAACGAGCGCATCCTCGTCTTCGACCTCGGCGGCGGCACCTTTGACGTCTCCGTGCTGGAAGTGGGCGACGGCGTCTTCGAGGTGCTCTCCACCAGCGGTGACACCCACCTGGGCGGCGACGACTTCGACAAGGTGATCGTGGATCACCTGGCCGACAACTTCAAGGCCAACGAAGGCATCGACCTGCGCCAGGACAAGCAGGCCCTGCAGCGCCTCACCGAGGCGGCCGAAAAGGCCAAGATCGAACTCTCCAGCGCCACCCAGGCCGAGATCAATCTGCCCTTCATCACCGCCACCCCCGAAGGCCCCAAGCACCTCGACCTCACCCTCACCCGGGCCAAGTTCGAGGAGCTCGCCTCCAAGCTGATCGACCGCTGCCGGGTGCCGGTGGAGCAGGCCCTCAAGGACGCCAAGCTCTCCACCAGCGAGCTCGACGAGATCGTCATGGTGGGTGGTTCCACCCGCATTCCCGCGGTGCTGGAGCTGGTCAAGCGGATCACCAACAAGACCCCCAACCAGACGGTGAACCCCGATGAAGTGGTGGCCGTGGGTGCCGCCATCCAGGGCGGTGTGCTCGCCGGCGAGGTCAAGGACATCCTGCTGCTCGACGTCACCCCGCTCTCCCTGGGCGTGGAAACCCTCGGTGGCGTGATGACCAAGATGATCACCCGCAACACCACCATTCCCACCAAGAAGTCGGAGGTGTATTCCACCGCCGTCGACGGCCAGACCAACGTGGAGATCCACGTGCTCCAGGGCGAGCGCGAGATGGCCTCCGACAACAAGTCGCTGGGCACCTTCCGTCTCGACGGCATCCCCCCGGCCCCCCGCGGCGTGCCCCAGATCGAAGTCACCTTCGACATCGATGCCAACGGCATCCTGAGTGTCACCGCCAAGGACAAGGGCAGCGGCAAGGAACAGAGCATCTCCATCACCGGCGCTTCGACCCTCAGCGACAACGAAGTCGACAAGATGGTGAAGGACGCTGAGGCCAACGCCAGCGCCGACAAGGAGAAGCGCGAGAAGATCGACCTGAGGAACCAGGCCGAGACCCTCATCTACCAGTCCGAGAAGCAGCTCGGCGAACTGGGTGACAAGGTGGGCGCCGAGGACAAGGCCAAGGTGGAAGGTTTCTCCGCCGACCTCAAGGAAGCCCTCGAGAAGGACGACAGCCCGGCCATCAAGGCCAGCCTCGAGCAGCTCCAGCAGGCCCTCTATGCCGCCGGTGCCTCCGTGTACCAGCAGGCCGGGGCCGAGGGTGCTGCCGCCGGTGCCGCCCCCGGTGGCAATGGCAACGGCACCGCCGCCGCCGCCGATGACGTCATCGACGCCGAGTTCACCGAGAGCAAGTGA
- a CDS encoding shikimate dehydrogenase, translating into MATPPTAPVIGGGTALVGVLGDPVRHSLSPAMHNAAIAELGLDWAYLALPVAASDLAVVLRALAAIGCRGLNVTLPHKQAAAELADALTPLAQRLGAVNTLVRRDGGGWLGTNTDVEGFLAPLRPLAAREALVLGYGGSARAVVAGLVDLGLDCIRVAGRDAMRLELFIRSCADWAPGLVPLVWEPDSTGPADPLGVALASADLVVNTTPVGMASTGDPAAAERSPLRADQIAALSPATTVYDLIYTPRPTALLRLARQQGCRSIDGLEMLVQQGAASLRLWSGRQEMPVVAMRAAALARLEAP; encoded by the coding sequence ATGGCGACCCCCCCGACAGCACCGGTGATCGGTGGCGGCACCGCCCTGGTGGGGGTGCTGGGGGATCCGGTGCGCCATTCCCTTTCGCCGGCGATGCACAACGCCGCCATCGCCGAGCTGGGCCTCGACTGGGCCTACCTGGCCCTGCCGGTGGCGGCCTCCGACCTCGCCGTGGTGCTGCGGGCCCTGGCGGCGATCGGCTGCCGCGGCCTGAATGTCACCCTGCCCCACAAGCAGGCCGCCGCCGAACTGGCGGACGCGCTGACACCGCTGGCCCAGCGGCTGGGGGCCGTGAACACCCTGGTGCGTCGCGATGGCGGCGGCTGGCTTGGCACCAACACCGATGTGGAGGGTTTTCTGGCGCCGCTGCGGCCCCTGGCCGCCCGTGAAGCGCTGGTGCTGGGCTACGGCGGCAGTGCCCGGGCGGTGGTGGCGGGCCTGGTGGACCTGGGCCTGGACTGCATCCGGGTGGCGGGCCGTGACGCCATGCGCCTGGAGCTGTTCATCCGCTCCTGCGCCGACTGGGCCCCCGGCCTGGTGCCCCTGGTCTGGGAACCCGACAGCACCGGCCCAGCGGACCCCCTGGGCGTGGCGTTGGCGAGCGCCGATCTGGTCGTCAACACCACCCCGGTGGGCATGGCCTCAACGGGCGATCCGGCCGCCGCGGAGCGCTCGCCCCTGCGCGCCGACCAGATCGCGGCCCTGTCACCGGCGACCACGGTCTACGACCTCATCTACACACCCAGACCCACGGCCCTGTTGCGCCTGGCCCGCCAGCAGGGCTGCCGCAGCATCGACGGCCTGGAGATGCTGGTGCAGCAAGGGGCCGCCTCCCTGCGGCTCTGGAGCGGACGGCAGGAGATGCCGGTCGTTGCCATGCGGGCCGCCGCCCTGGCCCGGCTGGAGGCCCCCTAG
- a CDS encoding DUF3134 family protein has product MSILDTINPSLTRYRRNEPAPVLPLRDEPDLLSLLEASGRLVADEETASTDVSTVEEEELSALMGEKEDYSPADEPSEEDWED; this is encoded by the coding sequence ATGAGCATTCTCGACACGATCAACCCCTCCCTGACCCGCTACCGGCGCAACGAGCCGGCGCCGGTGCTGCCATTGCGGGATGAGCCCGATCTGCTGAGCCTGCTGGAAGCCAGCGGCCGCCTGGTGGCCGATGAGGAAACCGCCAGCACCGATGTGAGCACGGTGGAAGAGGAGGAGCTGTCGGCGCTGATGGGCGAGAAAGAGGATTACAGCCCGGCCGATGAGCCCTCGGAGGAAGACTGGGAGGACTGA
- the mraY gene encoding phospho-N-acetylmuramoyl-pentapeptide-transferase: protein MASRDGRTPAALLALILLAACLASDALVANSMLTLPLVVAALVSAGVAALGVPRLRALKLGQVIRDEGPQAHHSKAGTPTMGGLLVVPVGVLVGGLISPQDPRLLAVAAVTLAYMAIGAVDDWRSLTRRTNTGLSPRGKLLLQALAAVGFLVWAHQGGWLGGGVPGDLGLPFGRVLTLGLLIWPLALFVFLAESNATNLTDGLDGLAAGCGAIVFTGMGLQLMLRGHGGDPVLAAFCTAMAGCWLGFLSQNRHPARVFMGDTGSLAMGAALSSVALLTDSLWPLLLMGGVFLAESLSVILQVGVFKATKGADGQGRRLFRMAPLHHHFELGGLPEQRVVLALWGASLILVLVGLVLLP, encoded by the coding sequence ATGGCTTCCCGCGACGGCCGCACGCCTGCGGCCCTGCTCGCCCTGATCCTGCTGGCCGCCTGCCTGGCCAGCGACGCCCTGGTGGCCAATTCCATGCTGACCCTGCCGCTGGTGGTGGCGGCTTTGGTCAGCGCTGGTGTGGCAGCCCTCGGGGTGCCCCGCCTGCGGGCCCTGAAGCTCGGCCAGGTGATCCGGGACGAAGGCCCCCAGGCCCACCACAGCAAGGCGGGCACCCCCACCATGGGCGGCCTGCTGGTGGTGCCCGTGGGGGTGCTGGTGGGGGGGCTGATCAGCCCGCAGGATCCCCGCCTGCTGGCGGTGGCGGCGGTCACCCTGGCCTACATGGCGATCGGTGCCGTCGACGACTGGCGCAGCCTCACCCGCCGCACCAACACGGGCCTGAGCCCCCGGGGCAAGCTGCTGCTCCAGGCCCTGGCCGCCGTCGGTTTCCTGGTCTGGGCCCACCAGGGCGGCTGGCTGGGGGGCGGGGTACCGGGGGATCTGGGGCTGCCCTTCGGCCGGGTGCTCACCCTCGGACTGCTGATCTGGCCCCTGGCCCTGTTCGTATTCCTGGCCGAGAGCAACGCCACCAACCTCACCGACGGGCTCGATGGCCTGGCCGCCGGCTGCGGCGCCATCGTGTTCACCGGCATGGGATTGCAACTGATGCTGCGGGGGCACGGGGGGGATCCGGTGCTGGCCGCCTTCTGCACGGCCATGGCGGGCTGCTGGCTCGGCTTCCTCAGCCAGAACCGGCACCCGGCCCGGGTGTTCATGGGCGACACGGGCTCCCTGGCCATGGGGGCTGCCCTGTCCTCCGTGGCCCTGCTGACCGACAGCCTCTGGCCCCTGCTGCTGATGGGGGGCGTGTTCCTGGCTGAATCCCTCTCGGTGATCCTGCAGGTGGGGGTGTTCAAAGCCACCAAAGGGGCCGACGGCCAGGGGCGGCGCCTGTTCCGCATGGCGCCGCTGCACCACCACTTCGAACTGGGGGGACTGCCGGAGCAGCGGGTGGTTCTCGCTCTGTGGGGCGCCAGCCTGATACTGGTGCTGGTGGGATTGGTGCTGCTGCCCTGA
- a CDS encoding FAD-binding oxidoreductase, with translation MIVVGAGIVGLACAWWLQGRGHQVLLLDPALSGDSPGVPDPGGEWRSGSRAALGVLMADSFHRDRGRAWDLRQRSQELWSQWRRELAQRGHPIPYRAGVLLLAADGAEEERLAALGAHKRALGLPLEPWDRRRLEPLQPTLPQPSLAGLHCGRDGQLDPGSALAALAADGRQRGLSLRGEAAVALRPDQGGWRVELAAGGSERAAWVVLAAGTAAGALLEGVSGIERGRWTLEPVLGQALELELEAPLPTHWPGTVVWRGVNLVPRPDLEGGRRLWLGATLEPGDRADPAQLAQLRQLGGAAPQWLREARVVRHWQGLRPRPLGRPAPLLEQPAPGLLLAAGHYRNGVLLAPASAAWVADRIEAGRHGA, from the coding sequence GTGATCGTGGTGGGGGCCGGCATCGTGGGCCTGGCCTGCGCCTGGTGGCTCCAGGGCCGGGGCCACCAGGTGTTGCTGCTGGATCCGGCTCTTTCCGGTGATTCCCCGGGCGTTCCCGATCCCGGGGGCGAGTGGCGCAGCGGCAGCCGGGCCGCCCTCGGCGTGCTGATGGCCGACAGCTTCCACCGCGACCGGGGCCGGGCCTGGGACCTGCGTCAGCGCAGCCAGGAGCTCTGGAGCCAGTGGCGCCGCGAGCTGGCGCAACGGGGACATCCGATCCCCTACCGGGCAGGGGTGCTGCTGCTGGCCGCCGATGGCGCCGAGGAGGAACGCCTGGCGGCGCTGGGGGCACACAAACGGGCCCTGGGCCTGCCCCTGGAACCCTGGGACCGGCGGCGGCTGGAGCCGCTCCAGCCCACCCTGCCCCAGCCTTCCCTGGCGGGGCTCCACTGCGGCCGCGATGGCCAGCTCGATCCAGGCTCCGCCCTGGCCGCCCTGGCGGCGGACGGCCGGCAACGGGGCCTGAGCCTGCGGGGAGAGGCGGCCGTGGCCCTCCGGCCCGATCAGGGCGGCTGGCGGGTGGAGCTGGCCGCCGGTGGATCGGAGCGGGCAGCCTGGGTGGTGCTGGCAGCGGGAACCGCCGCCGGCGCCCTGCTCGAGGGTGTCTCTGGCATCGAGCGTGGCCGCTGGACCTTGGAGCCGGTGCTGGGCCAGGCCCTGGAGCTGGAGCTGGAGGCGCCCCTTCCCACCCACTGGCCCGGGACGGTGGTGTGGCGCGGCGTGAATCTGGTGCCCCGTCCCGACCTGGAGGGCGGCCGGCGGCTGTGGCTGGGGGCGACCCTGGAACCCGGCGACAGGGCCGATCCGGCCCAGCTCGCCCAGCTGCGCCAGCTGGGCGGTGCGGCGCCGCAGTGGTTGCGGGAGGCACGGGTGGTGCGCCATTGGCAGGGCCTGCGGCCGCGGCCCCTGGGCCGGCCGGCCCCGCTGCTGGAGCAGCCGGCACCGGGGCTGCTGCTGGCGGCGGGCCACTACCGCAACGGCGTGCTGCTGGCACCGGCCAGCGCCGCCTGGGTGGCCGACCGGATCGAGGCCGGCCGCCACGGCGCCTGA
- a CDS encoding argininosuccinate synthase, with amino-acid sequence MAELGQQAAGGAPQTGTPRAERVVLAYSGGVDTSVCIPYLMREWGVKEVITFAADLGQGDELEPIRLKALAAGASRSLVDDLIDPFIREFAFPAIRANALYEGRYPLSTALARPLIARRLVEVAREVGADAVAHGCTGKGNDQVRFDVAIGALAPDLKVLAPAREWGMSREETIAYGERCDIPAPVSKKSPYSIDLNLLGRSIEAGPLEDPMVEPPEEVFAMTRSVADAPTEGQVVEIAFEQGNPVAIDGERLDPVALIRRANALAGTHGFGRLDMIENRVVGIKSREIYETPGLLLLIRAHQELESLTLAADVLRYKRQIEMSWADLVYQGLWFGPLKDALDGFLDRTQATVNGLVRIRLQKGSATVVGRSSASDSLYVPDMATYGAEDLFDHRAAEGFIYVWGMPTRLWAARRRGD; translated from the coding sequence ATGGCGGAGTTGGGGCAGCAGGCGGCGGGTGGTGCACCGCAGACAGGAACGCCGCGTGCCGAGCGGGTCGTGCTCGCCTATTCCGGTGGTGTCGACACCAGCGTCTGCATCCCCTACCTGATGCGGGAGTGGGGGGTGAAGGAGGTGATCACCTTCGCCGCCGACCTGGGCCAGGGCGATGAGCTCGAGCCGATCCGGCTCAAGGCCCTGGCGGCCGGCGCCAGCCGCTCCCTGGTCGACGACCTGATCGATCCCTTCATCCGCGAGTTCGCTTTCCCCGCCATCCGGGCCAATGCCCTCTATGAGGGCCGCTATCCCCTGTCCACGGCCCTGGCCCGCCCCCTGATCGCCCGTCGCCTCGTCGAGGTGGCCCGCGAGGTGGGTGCCGATGCGGTGGCCCACGGCTGCACCGGCAAGGGCAACGATCAGGTGCGCTTCGATGTCGCCATCGGTGCCCTGGCCCCCGACCTCAAGGTGCTGGCTCCGGCGCGGGAATGGGGCATGAGCCGGGAAGAGACGATCGCCTACGGCGAGCGCTGTGACATCCCGGCGCCGGTGAGCAAGAAATCCCCCTATTCGATCGACCTCAACCTGCTGGGCCGCAGCATCGAGGCTGGCCCCCTGGAGGACCCGATGGTGGAGCCGCCGGAGGAGGTCTTTGCCATGACCCGCTCGGTGGCGGACGCTCCGACCGAGGGGCAGGTGGTGGAGATCGCCTTCGAGCAGGGCAATCCGGTGGCGATCGACGGTGAGCGTCTCGACCCGGTGGCCCTGATCCGGCGGGCCAATGCCCTGGCGGGGACCCATGGCTTCGGCCGCCTCGACATGATCGAGAACCGGGTGGTGGGCATCAAGAGCCGGGAGATCTACGAAACCCCCGGCCTGCTGCTGCTGATCCGCGCCCACCAGGAGCTGGAGAGCCTCACCCTGGCCGCCGACGTGCTCCGCTACAAGCGCCAGATCGAGATGAGCTGGGCGGACCTGGTGTATCAGGGTCTCTGGTTCGGCCCCCTCAAGGACGCCCTTGACGGCTTCCTCGACCGCACCCAGGCCACGGTGAACGGCCTGGTGCGGATCCGGCTCCAGAAGGGCAGCGCCACCGTGGTGGGGCGCTCCAGCGCCAGCGACAGCCTCTATGTGCCCGACATGGCCACCTATGGCGCCGAGGATCTCTTCGACCACCGCGCCGCCGAGGGCTTCATCTACGTCTGGGGGATGCCTACGCGGTTATGGGCCGCCCGTCGTCGTGGCGACTGA